A genomic segment from Geitlerinema sp. PCC 7407 encodes:
- a CDS encoding triacylglycerol lipase — MNSISDRNPVVLVHGLNDTARVFDRLSGHLSRQGWSVYSLDLSPSNGDRPLEDLSQQLATFVHSIFTARQCFDLVGFSMGGIVSRYYLQRLGGLERVQRFVSISSPHWGTQVAYLSQRPGCMQMRPTSPLLMELNRELHHLDRINVTTLWTPMDLMIVPARSSCLGIGQDYQVPVGLHPWMLYDRRSLERITAALTEPLRRSPAQASTASPISE, encoded by the coding sequence ATGAACTCCATCAGCGATCGCAATCCAGTGGTTTTGGTGCACGGCCTCAATGACACGGCGCGGGTCTTTGATCGGCTCTCGGGCCACCTGTCGCGCCAGGGGTGGAGCGTGTACAGCCTCGATCTGTCTCCGAGCAACGGCGATCGCCCCCTCGAAGACCTCAGTCAGCAGCTCGCCACCTTTGTACACAGCATTTTCACAGCCCGCCAGTGCTTTGATTTGGTGGGTTTCAGCATGGGCGGGATCGTCAGCCGCTACTATCTCCAGCGCCTGGGCGGCCTCGAGCGGGTGCAGCGCTTTGTCTCTATTTCGTCGCCCCACTGGGGCACCCAGGTGGCCTACCTGAGCCAGCGCCCCGGCTGTATGCAGATGCGCCCCACCAGCCCCCTGCTGATGGAGCTAAACCGCGAGCTTCACCACCTCGACCGGATTAATGTGACCACGCTGTGGACGCCCATGGACCTGATGATCGTGCCGGCCCGCAGTTCCTGCCTCGGGATCGGCCAAGACTATCAAGTTCCCGTGGGGCTACACCCGTGGATGCTGTACGACCGGCGCAGCCTCGAGCGGATCACGGCAGCGCTGACGGAGCCTCTGCGGCGATCGCCCGCTCAGGCCTCCACCGCGTCCCCGATCTCGGAGTAG
- a CDS encoding VOC family protein, whose translation MSAALFHLAFPVADIPRTKAFYVEGLGCELGRESPSAVILNLYGHQLVAHVTREPLPPQPSIYPRHFGLIFTAEADWEALLARAQQKNLEFYQEPKRRFPGLPLEHRTFFLEDPFHNLLEFKFYAHASAIFGDRAYSEIGDAVEA comes from the coding sequence ATGAGTGCTGCTCTGTTTCACCTGGCTTTTCCCGTGGCCGATATTCCCCGGACCAAGGCGTTTTATGTAGAAGGTCTGGGCTGTGAACTGGGCCGGGAGTCGCCCAGCGCCGTGATTCTCAATCTCTACGGCCATCAGCTGGTGGCCCACGTGACCCGGGAGCCTTTGCCGCCGCAGCCGAGCATTTATCCGCGGCACTTTGGCTTGATTTTCACAGCAGAGGCGGACTGGGAAGCGCTGCTGGCGCGGGCTCAGCAAAAGAACCTGGAATTTTATCAAGAGCCCAAGCGCCGGTTTCCGGGCTTGCCCCTAGAGCACCGCACCTTTTTCCTAGAAGACCCGTTCCACAACCTGCTGGAATTTAAGTTTTACGCCCACGCCTCGGCGATCTTTGGCGATCGCGCCTACTCCGAGATCGGGGACGCGGTGGAGGCCTGA
- a CDS encoding TIGR00297 family protein translates to MISFLSSLNPWLVGALLNGVLAAIALVAPKKLLTPAGLLHGYILGVLIWGTLGWAGYAVVMFYFLVGSGVTRIGMAEKEAAGIAEKRSGARGPENVWGSALVGTLCALGVWLSQGWGAGDPQLAALLLLGYVASFSTKLSDTCASEVGKAYGKRTFLITTLQPVARGTEGAVSLEGTLAGVVASVAIALVGWGVGLISAWGLLGCAIAAFIATNLESVIGATLQTRILWLTNELVNILNTLIGAVAAIALGFVFRNLG, encoded by the coding sequence ATGATCAGTTTCCTTAGCAGCCTCAATCCCTGGCTCGTGGGGGCCTTGCTCAATGGCGTCCTGGCGGCGATCGCCCTCGTCGCTCCCAAGAAACTTTTGACCCCCGCCGGTCTCCTGCACGGCTACATCCTGGGCGTCTTGATCTGGGGCACCCTGGGCTGGGCGGGCTATGCCGTGGTCATGTTCTACTTTTTGGTAGGGTCTGGGGTCACCCGCATCGGCATGGCCGAAAAAGAGGCCGCCGGCATCGCCGAAAAGCGCTCGGGCGCGCGCGGCCCCGAGAATGTCTGGGGATCAGCTCTGGTGGGAACGCTGTGTGCTCTGGGGGTTTGGCTGAGCCAGGGCTGGGGCGCAGGTGATCCGCAACTCGCCGCGCTGTTGCTGCTGGGCTACGTGGCCAGCTTCAGCACCAAGCTGTCGGACACCTGCGCCAGCGAGGTGGGCAAGGCCTACGGCAAGCGCACTTTTTTGATCACGACTTTGCAGCCGGTGGCCCGCGGCACCGAGGGCGCCGTGAGCCTAGAGGGCACGCTGGCGGGCGTGGTCGCTTCGGTGGCGATCGCCCTGGTGGGCTGGGGCGTCGGCCTGATCTCGGCTTGGGGGCTCCTGGGATGCGCGATCGCCGCCTTCATCGCCACCAACCTCGAGAGCGTCATCGGGGCCACCCTGCAAACGCGCATCCTTTGGCTGACCAACGAGCTGGTGAACATCCTCAACACGCTGATTGGCGCCGTCGCAGCGATCGCCCTGGGCTTCGTATTTCGCAATCTGGGCTAA
- a CDS encoding SDR family oxidoreductase, with protein sequence MFLVTGATGGLGRRIVRLLRERDQSVRAFVRLTSRYGELEHRGASIFIGDLREERDIHKACQGVRYVISAHGSGSDPQKLDYRANIDLIDQAKAAGAEHFVFISVLGADRGYEDAPTFKAKREVERYLQNSGLRYTILRPSGFASNLLPLAERFRQSGIYLLLGDPSSRTSIISTDDLARMAVESVIQEQAYNQAIAVGGPEILLRSEIPKIFGRVFGRDPIVINPPMPLFDGLRGVLGLVNPSQQRNLGTLRTLVTNEFFCTPEERARQEAIFGFEPESLEQFLRRYMSI encoded by the coding sequence ATGTTTCTCGTGACGGGAGCAACCGGCGGTCTGGGACGCAGAATTGTGCGTCTGCTTAGGGAGCGCGATCAGTCTGTGCGAGCCTTCGTGCGCCTCACCTCACGCTATGGGGAGCTGGAGCACCGGGGGGCGTCCATTTTCATCGGGGATTTGCGCGAGGAGCGCGACATTCACAAAGCCTGTCAGGGCGTGCGCTACGTGATCAGCGCCCACGGCTCCGGCAGCGATCCCCAAAAGCTCGACTACCGGGCCAACATTGACCTGATCGATCAGGCCAAGGCGGCGGGAGCAGAGCACTTTGTGTTTATTTCGGTCCTGGGGGCCGATCGCGGCTACGAAGACGCGCCCACCTTCAAGGCCAAGCGCGAGGTGGAGCGGTATCTGCAAAACAGCGGCTTGCGCTACACGATCCTGCGCCCGTCGGGGTTTGCGTCCAATTTGCTGCCCCTGGCTGAGCGCTTTCGCCAGAGCGGGATCTATCTGCTGCTGGGGGATCCCAGTAGCCGCACGTCCATCATCAGCACCGACGATTTGGCGCGGATGGCGGTGGAGTCGGTGATCCAGGAGCAGGCCTACAACCAGGCGATCGCCGTTGGCGGTCCCGAAATTCTGCTGCGTTCGGAGATTCCCAAGATCTTCGGGCGCGTCTTTGGTCGAGATCCCATCGTGATTAATCCGCCGATGCCCCTCTTTGATGGTTTGCGGGGCGTGCTGGGTCTGGTGAATCCCAGTCAGCAGCGCAATCTGGGCACTTTGCGAACCTTGGTGACCAATGAGTTTTTCTGTACGCCGGAGGAGCGGGCCCGCCAAGAGGCGATTTTTGGCTTTGAGCCGGAGTCCCTGGAGCAGTTTCTGCGCCGCTATATGAGCATCTGA
- the xth gene encoding exodeoxyribonuclease III, producing the protein MKVATWNVNSIRTRLEHVVQWLQANPVDVLCLQETKVVDEQFPRSPFTDLGYHLYTFGQKSYNGVALISREPLESVQLGFTPVLGSDTVGDLDDQKRVITGVCQGVRVVNLYVPNGSSVGSEKYEYKLRWFKVLGQYLQALLQENPNLSLCGDFNIALEDKDIYDPVGKATHIMASDPERAALRDILSLGLADAFRKFTPDEGHYSWWDYRAAAFRRNLGWRIDHHYLTPDLYERAIVCTIDIEPRKLTQPSDHAPVIVEFSLG; encoded by the coding sequence ATGAAAGTCGCCACCTGGAATGTCAACTCGATCCGCACCCGCCTCGAGCACGTAGTGCAGTGGCTGCAGGCGAACCCGGTGGATGTGCTGTGCTTGCAGGAAACCAAAGTCGTCGATGAACAATTTCCGCGATCGCCCTTCACCGACTTGGGCTACCACCTCTACACCTTTGGCCAAAAGTCCTACAACGGCGTCGCCCTGATCAGCCGAGAACCCTTAGAGTCCGTGCAGCTCGGCTTCACGCCGGTCCTGGGCTCAGACACCGTGGGCGACCTCGATGACCAAAAGCGGGTGATTACCGGCGTGTGTCAGGGCGTGCGCGTGGTCAACCTCTACGTCCCCAATGGCTCCTCGGTCGGCAGCGAAAAGTACGAATATAAGCTGCGCTGGTTCAAGGTGCTGGGCCAATATCTCCAAGCGCTGCTCCAGGAGAACCCCAATCTCAGCCTCTGCGGCGACTTCAACATTGCCTTAGAAGACAAAGACATCTATGACCCGGTGGGCAAAGCCACCCACATCATGGCCTCAGATCCGGAGCGGGCCGCGCTGCGAGACATTTTGAGCCTGGGGCTGGCGGACGCGTTCCGCAAGTTCACGCCCGACGAGGGCCACTATAGCTGGTGGGACTACCGGGCGGCGGCTTTTCGGCGCAATCTGGGATGGCGCATTGACCACCACTACCTCACCCCCGATCTCTACGAGCGGGCGATCGTCTGCACCATTGACATCGAGCCTCGCAAGCTGACCCAGCCCAGCGATCATGCCCCCGTTATTGTGGAGTTTTCGCTAGGGTGA
- a CDS encoding homocysteine biosynthesis protein yields MRTIAEINDKIRHQQAVVWTVEELKARVAEVGVTQAAQQVDVITTGTFEPMESSGAILNLGHTDPPIKIRQCWLDGVPAYSGFGAVDLYLGATQPTEDGEEERGGGHVIEALIGGRSVALRAIGQVTDCYPRASFETTITRDSINQFYLFNPRNLYQNFIVGVNGGDRPLYTYLGPLQPRLGNAVYSNPGSLSPLSNDPELDLVGIGTRIFLGGGVGYVAWEGTQHFPLQKRLPNQTPIGPAATLALIGDAKQMSAQWVRGCYFKSYGPSLMIGVGVPLPVLNETVVARCAVQDKDLVAPIVDFSIPRRVRPTFGLVSYAQLKSGRLTIEGKTVRVAPLASLAFSRQVAQELKAWIEAGTFELTKAVAPLPRDRTFVPQDLLGSKIGIE; encoded by the coding sequence ATGCGGACGATCGCCGAAATCAACGACAAAATTCGCCATCAGCAAGCCGTCGTTTGGACGGTCGAAGAGCTCAAGGCCCGCGTGGCCGAGGTCGGCGTCACCCAGGCCGCGCAGCAGGTCGACGTGATCACCACAGGCACCTTCGAGCCGATGGAGTCCTCCGGCGCCATTCTCAATCTGGGCCACACCGACCCCCCGATCAAGATTCGGCAGTGCTGGCTGGACGGCGTCCCGGCCTACAGCGGCTTTGGGGCGGTGGATCTGTACCTGGGCGCTACGCAGCCCACGGAGGACGGCGAAGAGGAGCGGGGCGGCGGCCACGTGATCGAGGCGCTGATCGGCGGGCGATCGGTGGCGCTGCGGGCGATCGGCCAAGTGACCGACTGCTATCCGCGGGCGTCCTTTGAGACCACCATCACCCGCGACAGCATCAACCAGTTTTATCTGTTCAATCCGCGCAACCTCTACCAAAACTTCATCGTGGGGGTCAATGGCGGCGATCGCCCCCTTTACACCTATCTAGGACCGCTCCAGCCGCGCCTCGGCAACGCTGTCTACTCCAACCCCGGCAGTCTGTCGCCCCTCTCCAATGACCCAGAGCTCGATCTCGTCGGCATTGGGACGCGCATTTTCCTCGGGGGCGGGGTCGGCTACGTCGCCTGGGAGGGCACCCAGCACTTCCCCCTGCAAAAGCGCCTGCCCAACCAGACCCCCATCGGCCCAGCGGCCACCCTGGCCCTGATCGGCGACGCCAAGCAGATGAGCGCCCAGTGGGTGCGGGGCTGCTATTTCAAAAGCTATGGACCCTCGCTCATGATCGGGGTCGGTGTCCCCCTGCCGGTGCTCAATGAAACGGTGGTGGCCCGGTGCGCCGTCCAGGACAAGGACTTGGTTGCGCCCATTGTGGACTTCTCGATTCCGCGGCGGGTCCGGCCCACCTTTGGCCTGGTGAGCTACGCCCAGCTGAAGTCAGGCCGCCTCACCATCGAGGGCAAGACGGTGCGGGTGGCGCCCCTGGCGAGCCTGGCCTTTTCGCGGCAGGTGGCCCAGGAACTCAAGGCCTGGATCGAGGCCGGGACCTTTGAGCTGACGAAGGCCGTGGCCCCGCTCCCCCGCGATCGCACCTTTGTTCCCCAGGACCTGCTCGGCTCCAAAATCGGCATCGAGTGA
- a CDS encoding lipopolysaccharide assembly protein LapB produces MTEKQSNRWMINVVVFFVVVVLVGFSIAPIVESALESQRSPDAAQSPQALPSGQQRADLENTARGYELVLQREPENQTALRGLVDARIALGDIKGTVEPLETLAELNPGQPSYTILLAQTKQYLGDREGAAQAYRNLLEENPGDMNALKGLSDLLTQQERPEAAVNLLTDVIDSAPQVNQVKPGSVNVPAVQLLLGEVYAQQSRFEEAITTLDASIKGSPQDFRPVLAKAIVLQRQGKADEAKPLFSQAESLAPAQYKDQVKKIATANAASPSPSAPASPAGASDAEAPAE; encoded by the coding sequence GTGACCGAGAAACAGAGCAATCGCTGGATGATCAATGTTGTGGTGTTTTTTGTGGTGGTGGTCCTCGTGGGCTTCTCCATCGCGCCCATCGTGGAGAGCGCCCTGGAAAGCCAGCGATCGCCTGACGCGGCCCAGTCGCCCCAAGCGCTGCCGTCGGGTCAGCAGCGAGCCGATCTAGAAAACACGGCCCGGGGCTACGAGCTCGTGCTCCAGCGAGAGCCCGAGAACCAGACCGCCCTGCGAGGCCTCGTAGACGCTCGCATTGCGCTGGGCGACATCAAAGGCACCGTTGAGCCTCTAGAGACCCTCGCCGAGCTGAACCCAGGACAGCCCAGCTACACCATTTTGCTGGCCCAAACGAAGCAGTATCTGGGCGATCGCGAGGGAGCGGCCCAGGCCTATCGGAACCTGCTCGAAGAAAACCCGGGCGACATGAACGCCCTGAAAGGACTCTCGGATCTGCTGACCCAGCAGGAGCGCCCCGAGGCCGCCGTGAACCTACTCACCGACGTGATCGACTCCGCTCCCCAGGTCAACCAAGTCAAGCCCGGCAGCGTGAATGTGCCCGCCGTCCAGCTGCTCCTGGGAGAGGTCTACGCTCAGCAGAGCCGCTTTGAGGAAGCCATCACGACCCTCGACGCCTCGATCAAGGGCAGCCCCCAGGATTTCCGGCCGGTGCTCGCCAAGGCTATCGTGCTCCAGCGCCAGGGCAAGGCCGATGAGGCGAAGCCCCTGTTTAGCCAGGCCGAGTCTCTAGCGCCCGCTCAGTACAAGGACCAAGTGAAAAAGATCGCGACGGCGAACGCCGCTAGTCCTTCTCCCAGCGCACCTGCCTCTCCGGCTGGCGCGAGTGACGCGGAGGCCCCCGCAGAATAA
- a CDS encoding TMEM165/GDT1 family protein — MLTAFTAGLLLITVSELGDKTFFIAALLAMRHSRRLTFVGVLAALAAMTVISVLFGQAASLLPKVYVVYAEIALFTLFGLKLLYDASRMSSVPNPEEMEEAAETVKAQEAKHGVAINPLAVCLEAFSLTFVAEWGDRTQFATIALAASNNPVGVTLGAVLGHGICAAIAVLCGRAIAGRISERLLTFIGGGLFLLFGAIATVKLP, encoded by the coding sequence ATGCTGACCGCTTTCACGGCTGGTCTATTGCTGATTACGGTTTCCGAATTAGGAGACAAAACCTTTTTTATTGCGGCGCTGCTGGCGATGCGTCATTCCCGGCGGCTGACCTTTGTGGGAGTGCTGGCAGCGCTAGCGGCCATGACCGTGATTTCGGTGCTCTTTGGGCAGGCGGCGTCTTTGCTGCCCAAGGTGTATGTGGTGTACGCCGAAATTGCTCTGTTTACGCTGTTTGGCCTGAAGCTGCTCTACGACGCCAGCCGGATGTCTTCGGTACCGAACCCGGAGGAGATGGAGGAGGCGGCTGAGACAGTCAAGGCCCAGGAAGCAAAGCATGGCGTGGCGATCAATCCTCTGGCAGTGTGCCTGGAGGCGTTTTCCCTGACGTTTGTGGCGGAGTGGGGCGATCGCACGCAGTTTGCCACTATTGCGCTGGCCGCGTCGAATAATCCTGTGGGGGTGACCCTGGGGGCTGTGCTGGGCCACGGGATCTGCGCCGCGATCGCCGTTCTGTGCGGACGGGCGATCGCGGGCCGAATTTCAGAGCGCCTGCTGACCTTCATTGGCGGCGGGCTGTTCTTGCTATTTGGGGCGATCGCCACGGTCAAGCTGCCGTGA
- a CDS encoding peptidoglycan-binding protein produces the protein MTPVQIAPSSSRYRGIASVLLGRCFRYQSSAWIAALALLVTPIPHAFAQSILRLGSTGFEVEALQRQLQELNFFSGPANGFYGEDTVAAVQSLQQAYNLPDDGVVGPDTRELLDSFTYESGGSSPPPPVSYSSSFSSAAAPASQASDVVLRVQRSLRDRGYYQGPIDGISGPLTRGAVERFQRDRGLRVDGVIGQETLSALGLQGDRDPAYVVVVPDTNTGTLSRVRTSLRELRGNLTTSVFSEPSGKGRFVNAGSFANREEAESISQWLRSRGLDARVVYR, from the coding sequence ATGACCCCAGTTCAGATTGCACCGTCATCCTCCCGCTATCGAGGAATTGCTTCTGTTCTTTTGGGGCGTTGCTTTCGCTACCAATCGTCGGCCTGGATTGCGGCTTTGGCACTGCTGGTCACCCCGATTCCCCACGCCTTCGCTCAGTCGATTTTGCGGTTAGGCAGCACTGGGTTCGAAGTCGAAGCCTTGCAGCGCCAGTTGCAGGAGCTGAATTTTTTTAGTGGTCCGGCGAACGGTTTCTACGGTGAGGATACGGTCGCGGCTGTCCAGTCTTTGCAGCAAGCCTACAACCTCCCTGATGATGGGGTGGTGGGGCCTGACACGCGGGAATTACTCGATAGTTTTACTTACGAAAGCGGCGGCAGCAGCCCACCACCCCCAGTTTCTTACAGCAGCTCCTTTAGCAGCGCGGCTGCTCCCGCTAGTCAGGCCAGTGATGTGGTGCTCCGGGTGCAGCGATCGCTGCGAGACCGGGGATACTACCAGGGGCCGATTGATGGCATCTCTGGACCGCTAACTCGAGGGGCTGTAGAGCGCTTTCAGCGCGATCGCGGTTTGCGAGTAGATGGCGTGATCGGCCAAGAAACGCTGTCTGCCCTGGGTTTGCAGGGCGATCGCGATCCGGCCTACGTGGTGGTGGTGCCTGATACCAACACCGGCACGCTCAGCCGCGTGCGCACCAGCCTGCGAGAGTTGCGGGGCAACCTGACGACGAGTGTCTTCAGCGAACCCTCAGGGAAAGGGCGCTTTGTCAACGCGGGGTCCTTCGCCAATCGCGAAGAAGCTGAAAGCATTTCTCAGTGGCTGCGATCGCGCGGTTTGGATGCCCGAGTGGTTTACCGCTAG
- a CDS encoding succinate dehydrogenase/fumarate reductase flavoprotein subunit, whose translation MLEHDVLIVGGGLAGTRAAVEIARLNPSLDVAVVAKTHPIRSHSVAAQGGIAATLQNVDTDDSWEAHAFDTVKGSDYLADQDAVEILTREAPQVVIDLEHMGVLFSRLPSGRIAQRAFGGHAFRRTCYAADKTGHAILHELVNNLGRHGVRIYDEWYVLRLIYEEGQAKGVIMFDLRDSQLQVVRAKAVMFATGGYGRVYNTTSNDFASTGDGLALTAIAGLPLQDMEFVQFHPTGLYPVGVLISEAVRGEGAYLINSEGDRFMASYAASKMELAPRDITSRAITREIRAGRGIHPDGTAGGPFVYLDLRHMGREKIMSRVPFCWEEAHRLLGIDAVSQPIPVRPTVHYSMGGIPVNTDGQVRRGADDLVEGFFAAGETACVSVHGANRLGSNSLLECVVYGRRTGAAIARYVETRKQPDLDEQRYLTEAQNQIRALLDQPGDLRIAQLRQQFQDCMTDHCGVFRSEDLMQEGFDRLKALQQTYQRVRLDDRGRIWNSELVEALELRSLMVVGEVILASALRRRESRGAHCREDYPDRDDQNYLRHTLAYYSPAGVDLDDRPVTLTRFEPQERKY comes from the coding sequence ATGCTTGAGCACGACGTCCTGATAGTCGGCGGCGGTCTGGCGGGAACCCGAGCCGCCGTCGAAATTGCCCGCCTCAATCCCAGCCTGGATGTAGCGGTGGTCGCCAAAACCCACCCCATTCGATCCCACTCGGTGGCGGCCCAGGGAGGCATTGCCGCGACGCTGCAAAACGTCGACACAGACGATAGCTGGGAGGCCCATGCCTTTGACACAGTCAAGGGGTCGGACTACCTGGCGGATCAGGACGCTGTCGAAATCCTGACGCGCGAAGCGCCTCAGGTGGTGATCGATCTTGAGCATATGGGGGTGCTGTTTTCGCGGCTGCCCAGCGGCCGGATTGCCCAGCGGGCCTTTGGGGGGCACGCTTTCCGGCGCACCTGCTACGCCGCCGATAAGACGGGGCACGCAATTCTCCACGAGCTGGTGAATAACCTGGGCCGCCACGGTGTGCGCATCTATGACGAGTGGTATGTCCTGCGCTTGATCTACGAGGAGGGTCAGGCGAAGGGGGTGATCATGTTTGACCTGCGCGATAGCCAGTTGCAGGTGGTGCGGGCCAAGGCGGTGATGTTTGCGACGGGGGGGTATGGCCGCGTTTACAACACCACATCGAATGATTTTGCATCGACGGGGGATGGTCTGGCGCTGACGGCGATCGCCGGTTTGCCGCTCCAGGACATGGAATTTGTGCAGTTTCACCCGACGGGGCTCTACCCGGTGGGGGTGCTGATTTCGGAGGCGGTGCGCGGGGAAGGGGCCTACCTGATCAACAGTGAAGGCGATCGCTTCATGGCCAGCTACGCTGCTAGCAAGATGGAGCTGGCGCCGCGAGATATCACCTCTCGGGCGATCACGCGGGAGATCCGGGCCGGGCGAGGCATTCATCCCGATGGCACGGCGGGAGGCCCGTTTGTGTACCTGGATTTGCGCCACATGGGCCGCGAGAAGATCATGAGCCGGGTACCCTTTTGCTGGGAAGAAGCCCATCGGCTGCTGGGAATTGACGCGGTGTCTCAGCCGATCCCTGTGCGCCCCACGGTTCACTATTCGATGGGCGGCATTCCGGTGAATACCGATGGCCAGGTCCGCCGAGGCGCAGACGATCTGGTAGAGGGCTTCTTTGCGGCGGGGGAGACGGCCTGCGTGTCGGTCCATGGGGCCAACCGCCTGGGCAGCAACTCCCTGCTGGAGTGTGTGGTCTATGGTCGCCGGACGGGCGCGGCGATCGCCCGCTATGTGGAGACGCGCAAGCAGCCAGACCTCGATGAGCAGCGCTATCTCACCGAGGCCCAGAATCAGATTCGGGCACTGCTCGATCAGCCTGGCGATCTGCGTATTGCCCAGCTGCGTCAGCAATTTCAGGACTGCATGACCGATCACTGCGGCGTCTTTCGTAGCGAAGACCTGATGCAGGAAGGATTCGATCGACTCAAAGCGTTGCAGCAGACTTACCAGCGCGTGCGCCTTGACGATCGCGGCCGCATCTGGAACAGCGAACTGGTAGAGGCGCTGGAGTTGCGCAGCTTGATGGTGGTAGGCGAGGTGATTTTGGCGTCGGCGCTGCGGCGGCGAGAAAGCCGGGGCGCTCACTGTCGCGAGGACTACCCCGATCGCGATGACCAAAACTATCTCCGGCACACGCTGGCCTACTATTCACCGGCGGGCGTAGATCTGGATGATCGGCCCGTCACGCTGACTCGCTTCGAGCCTCAGGAGCGCAAGTACTGA